A region from the Ralstonia pickettii genome encodes:
- a CDS encoding ABC transporter permease: MQTETLSMPATTDISNRAPVYSTPVAFERIGVVEKPLSVAERLYEQAWLRKLVILVVLALVWEGGARWLDNPLLLPTFSDTVQALWAGLASGTLFARIGTSMQTLLAGYALGLALSCALVVLGISNRLGQDFLETLTAMFNPLPAIALLPIALVWFGLGNGSLIFVIVHSVVWAVSLNTHAGFLSVSNTLRMVGRNYGLSGMGYLTKILIPAAFPSILTGLKIGWAFAWRTLIASELVFGVSSGQGGLGWYIYENKNQLQIPEVFAGLLTVIIIGLLVENLVFRTLEARTVKRWGMQN, encoded by the coding sequence ATGCAGACTGAAACCCTTTCCATGCCGGCCACCACCGACATCAGCAACCGCGCGCCCGTCTACAGCACGCCCGTGGCGTTCGAGCGCATCGGCGTGGTGGAAAAACCCCTCTCCGTTGCGGAGCGTTTGTACGAACAGGCATGGCTGCGCAAGCTCGTCATCCTCGTCGTGCTCGCGCTCGTGTGGGAAGGCGGTGCGCGCTGGCTCGACAACCCGCTCTTGCTGCCGACCTTCTCCGACACGGTGCAGGCTTTGTGGGCTGGGTTAGCGAGCGGCACGCTGTTCGCTCGCATCGGCACGTCGATGCAAACGCTGCTGGCAGGCTACGCGCTCGGCTTGGCGTTGTCCTGCGCGCTGGTCGTGCTCGGTATCAGCAACCGGCTCGGGCAAGACTTCCTGGAAACGCTCACCGCCATGTTCAACCCGCTGCCCGCCATTGCGCTGCTGCCGATCGCCCTCGTGTGGTTCGGCCTGGGCAACGGCAGCCTGATCTTCGTGATCGTGCATTCGGTGGTGTGGGCGGTGTCGCTCAACACGCATGCCGGTTTCCTGTCGGTATCGAACACGCTGCGCATGGTGGGCCGCAACTACGGGCTCTCCGGCATGGGATACCTGACCAAGATCCTGATCCCGGCCGCGTTCCCCTCCATCCTCACCGGCCTGAAGATCGGCTGGGCCTTCGCATGGCGCACGTTGATCGCATCCGAACTGGTGTTTGGCGTCAGTTCCGGCCAGGGCGGCCTCGGCTGGTACATCTACGAGAACAAGAACCAACTGCAGATTCCCGAAGTGTTCGCCGGCCTGCTGACGGTGATCATCATCGGCCTGCTGGTAGAGAACCTGGTATTCCGCACGCTGGAAGCCCGCACCGTCAAACGCTGGGGCATGCAGAACTAA
- a CDS encoding ABC transporter ATP-binding protein, with amino-acid sequence MQANAPTAPPLLDVRGVTLQYKTRQHLVTATYRVDFQVYPGERYILLGPSGCGKSTLLKAIGGYLTPTEGEIRLKGQPVTKPGPDRMMVFQEFDQLLLWKTVKENVLFPLLSTGKLGAREAEERALHYINKVNLTKFADHHPHMLSGGMKQRVAIARGMAMEPDVLLMDEPFAALDALTRRKMQDELLQLWDETRFTVLFVTHSIPEAIRCGSRILILSPHPGQVRAELPSLARGDDDPERFKALEAEIHDMLFARAVEETHAD; translated from the coding sequence ATGCAGGCCAACGCACCAACGGCCCCACCGCTGCTGGACGTGCGCGGCGTCACGCTGCAGTACAAGACACGCCAGCATCTGGTGACGGCCACCTACCGCGTCGACTTCCAGGTCTATCCCGGCGAGCGCTACATCCTGCTCGGGCCGTCGGGCTGCGGTAAATCGACCTTGCTCAAGGCCATCGGCGGCTACCTCACGCCCACCGAGGGCGAGATCCGTCTCAAGGGCCAGCCCGTGACGAAGCCGGGGCCGGATCGCATGATGGTGTTCCAGGAGTTCGACCAGCTCCTGCTGTGGAAGACGGTGAAAGAGAACGTGCTGTTCCCGCTGCTCTCCACGGGCAAGCTGGGTGCGCGTGAAGCCGAAGAACGTGCCCTGCACTACATCAACAAGGTCAACCTCACCAAGTTTGCCGACCATCACCCGCACATGCTGTCGGGCGGGATGAAGCAACGCGTGGCCATTGCGCGCGGCATGGCGATGGAGCCCGACGTGCTGCTGATGGACGAGCCCTTCGCCGCGCTCGACGCGCTCACGCGCCGCAAGATGCAGGATGAGCTGCTGCAGCTGTGGGACGAAACGCGCTTCACCGTGCTGTTCGTCACGCACTCGATTCCGGAGGCGATCCGCTGCGGCAGCCGCATCCTGATCCTTTCTCCGCATCCCGGCCAGGTACGCGCCGAACTGCCGAGCCTCGCGCGCGGCGATGATGATCCGGAGCGCTTCAAAGCGCTCGAAGCCGAGATCCACGACATGCTGTTCGCCCGCGCGGTGGAGGAAACCCATGCAGACTGA
- a CDS encoding GntR family transcriptional regulator — translation MPADLRLPRYQQLRDDLAAQIAQQHWRPGDAIPTEAELAKTYNVAVGTVRKAVDVLVAEGLLERFQGRGTFVRRASFASSLFRFFRFQSESGERRIPESRILKRDVLDAPSAPAAGLQIETGAPVIRLTRLRLLDGAPMLAEEIWLPYDRFASLATLELDAFGDLLYPLYESHCGQIIASAEETLTAEAVNATYARLLRIQPGDPVMVIERVARGYDRVPLEWRRSRGAAAHFRYHVDIR, via the coding sequence ATGCCTGCCGATCTCCGCCTGCCCCGCTACCAGCAATTGCGCGACGATCTGGCCGCGCAGATCGCCCAGCAGCACTGGCGCCCGGGCGACGCCATCCCGACGGAAGCCGAGCTTGCCAAGACGTACAACGTGGCGGTCGGCACCGTCCGCAAAGCCGTCGATGTCTTGGTCGCCGAGGGCCTGCTCGAACGCTTCCAGGGCCGCGGCACGTTCGTGCGGCGCGCCAGCTTTGCCAGTTCCCTGTTCCGCTTCTTCCGCTTCCAGAGTGAAAGCGGCGAGCGGCGCATTCCCGAGAGCCGCATCCTCAAGCGGGACGTGCTGGACGCACCGTCGGCACCGGCTGCAGGCCTGCAGATTGAGACCGGCGCACCGGTCATTCGCCTGACCCGGCTGCGCCTGCTGGACGGCGCACCCATGCTGGCCGAAGAAATCTGGTTGCCGTACGACCGCTTTGCGTCGCTCGCCACGCTGGAACTCGACGCGTTTGGCGACCTGCTGTATCCGCTGTACGAATCGCACTGCGGCCAGATCATTGCCAGCGCTGAGGAAACGCTCACCGCCGAGGCCGTCAACGCAACGTATGCGCGGCTGTTGCGCATCCAGCCCGGCGATCCGGTGATGGTCATCGAACGCGTTGCGCGCGGCTACGACCGGGTACCGCTCGAATGGCGGCGCTCGCGCGGCGCGGCGGCGCACTTCCGGTACCACGTGGATATCCGGTAG
- a CDS encoding nitric-oxide reductase large subunit, which translates to MKNNQRLWRWLGLIFILSFGALGYLGRQIYLAAPPIPHAVVTSVGEVLFTGEQIQRGQEAWLAAGGQQLGTVWGHGSYVAPDWSADWLHREATALQTIRAHQQFDTDAPLTTVQQAAVDASVKEEMRRNTYDANHDILTVSRERAEAIHGVAQHFEALFGTDPSLATLRDQYAMATGVLPEAADREALAAFFFWTSWAAAADRPGETDISYTSNWPHEPLVGNTMTGGAAVWPMVSIVLLLGGIAAMLWLHGSSKHEEEAAPLPADPFLNVVATPSMKATRKYFFAVIGLMLVQIGMGAITAHYAVEGESFFGIPLAQVLPYVISRTVHTQLGVLWIATAWLATGLYIAPLLSGREPKFQKLGVDLLFWALIFIVVGSIATGWLGTLQHRGADFGFWVGNQGLEYTSMGRVWQILLFVGLLFWVVLLGRALWPALKTPSESRGLIAMVFLSATCIGGFYSTSLVWGQHTHYSMIEYWRWWLVHLWVEGFFEVFATAVIALIFTRLGLIRASSANRAIVAETIVFLFGGILGTLHHLYFTGTPTSIISVGAVFSALEVVPLSLIGLEALQNYRRTQGTPWLNAYKWPVLYFVAVGFWNTVGAGLLGFAINPPASLYYVQGLNMTAAHGHAALFGVYGMLGIGLMLFCLRGLYARSLHADRLLKPAFWGLNIGLAMMVFMSLLPAGIYQAWASVTKGMWYARSPEVVHSKVMETLVWLRVPGDIVFAIGALVLAWYALRLLRRPKAQQMEPLPASARATR; encoded by the coding sequence ATGAAAAACAACCAAAGGCTGTGGCGGTGGCTCGGCCTGATCTTCATCCTGTCGTTCGGGGCATTGGGCTATCTGGGCCGGCAGATCTATCTGGCAGCGCCGCCGATTCCGCATGCCGTCGTCACCTCTGTGGGCGAGGTGCTCTTTACCGGCGAACAAATCCAGCGCGGCCAGGAAGCCTGGCTGGCAGCCGGCGGCCAGCAGCTTGGTACCGTCTGGGGCCACGGCAGCTACGTTGCACCTGACTGGTCTGCCGATTGGCTGCACCGTGAAGCCACAGCGCTACAAACCATTCGCGCGCATCAGCAGTTCGATACCGACGCGCCGTTGACGACAGTGCAGCAAGCCGCCGTCGACGCCAGCGTAAAGGAGGAAATGCGCCGCAATACGTACGACGCAAATCACGACATCCTGACCGTGTCGCGTGAGCGCGCAGAGGCCATCCACGGTGTGGCCCAGCACTTCGAGGCCCTGTTCGGCACCGATCCGTCGCTGGCAACGCTGCGCGATCAATACGCCATGGCCACCGGCGTGCTGCCGGAGGCGGCCGATCGTGAAGCCCTGGCGGCGTTCTTCTTCTGGACGTCGTGGGCCGCGGCCGCCGACCGCCCAGGTGAGACCGACATCTCGTATACGAGCAACTGGCCGCATGAACCGCTAGTAGGCAACACAATGACCGGCGGTGCGGCAGTGTGGCCGATGGTCAGCATCGTGCTGCTGCTGGGCGGTATTGCCGCCATGCTGTGGCTGCACGGCAGCAGCAAGCACGAAGAGGAGGCTGCGCCGCTGCCGGCCGATCCGTTCCTCAACGTGGTGGCCACGCCGTCGATGAAGGCCACGCGCAAGTACTTCTTTGCCGTGATCGGCCTGATGCTAGTGCAGATCGGCATGGGCGCCATTACCGCGCACTATGCGGTGGAAGGGGAATCGTTCTTCGGGATTCCGCTGGCGCAGGTGTTGCCGTACGTGATCAGCCGCACCGTGCACACGCAGCTTGGCGTGCTGTGGATTGCCACGGCATGGCTGGCCACGGGTCTGTACATTGCGCCGCTGCTGTCGGGGCGTGAACCGAAGTTCCAGAAGCTGGGCGTTGACCTGCTGTTCTGGGCGCTGATCTTTATCGTGGTGGGGTCCATCGCCACCGGCTGGCTCGGCACGCTGCAACATCGCGGTGCAGACTTCGGCTTCTGGGTCGGCAACCAGGGGCTGGAATACACCAGCATGGGTCGCGTGTGGCAAATCTTGCTGTTTGTCGGCCTGCTGTTCTGGGTGGTGCTGCTCGGCCGCGCGCTGTGGCCGGCACTGAAGACGCCGTCGGAATCGCGCGGCCTGATCGCCATGGTGTTCCTGTCGGCCACCTGCATCGGCGGGTTCTATTCGACTTCGCTGGTGTGGGGCCAACACACGCACTATTCGATGATCGAGTACTGGCGCTGGTGGCTCGTCCACCTGTGGGTCGAGGGCTTCTTTGAAGTGTTCGCCACCGCCGTCATCGCGCTCATCTTCACGCGCCTGGGCCTGATTCGCGCCAGCAGCGCTAACCGTGCCATCGTGGCTGAGACGATCGTGTTCCTGTTCGGCGGCATTCTGGGCACGCTGCATCACCTCTACTTCACAGGGACACCGACCTCGATCATCTCGGTGGGTGCAGTATTCTCTGCGCTGGAAGTGGTGCCGCTTTCGCTGATCGGGCTCGAAGCGCTGCAGAACTATCGCCGCACGCAAGGCACGCCGTGGCTCAATGCATACAAGTGGCCCGTGCTGTACTTCGTGGCCGTGGGCTTCTGGAACACCGTCGGCGCCGGCCTGCTCGGCTTTGCCATCAACCCGCCCGCTTCGCTGTACTACGTGCAAGGTCTGAACATGACGGCCGCCCACGGGCACGCTGCACTGTTCGGGGTGTACGGCATGCTCGGTATCGGCCTGATGCTGTTCTGCCTGCGCGGCCTGTATGCGCGCAGCTTGCATGCCGATCGCCTGCTCAAGCCCGCGTTCTGGGGCCTGAACATCGGCTTGGCGATGATGGTATTCATGTCGCTGCTGCCGGCCGGCATCTATCAGGCCTGGGCGAGTGTCACCAAGGGCATGTGGTACGCCCGCTCGCCGGAAGTGGTGCACTCGAAAGTGATGGAAACGCTGGTCTGGCTGCGTGTGCCGGGTGACATCGTGTTCGCCATCGGTGCGCTTGTACTGGCCTGGTATGCGCTGCGGCTGCTGCGCCGTCCGAAGGCCCAACAGATGGAGCCATTGCCGGCTTCGGCTCGCGCGACGCGTTAA
- a CDS encoding DUF2249 domain-containing protein, with protein MTQSASTIQLDLRVLAPRERHPLIFSAFGELGIGQRLELINDHDPRPLQSQFQVERPGQFSWDYLQRGPGTWRVAITKVASAASAGHCCGGCGGGA; from the coding sequence ATGACACAGTCCGCCTCCACCATCCAGCTCGACCTCCGCGTGCTGGCGCCGCGCGAGCGCCATCCGCTGATCTTCTCCGCCTTCGGGGAACTCGGCATCGGCCAGCGCCTGGAACTGATCAACGATCACGATCCGCGCCCGCTGCAGTCGCAGTTTCAAGTCGAACGCCCGGGCCAGTTTTCCTGGGACTACCTTCAGCGCGGCCCCGGCACGTGGCGCGTTGCCATCACCAAGGTGGCGTCTGCCGCCAGCGCGGGCCACTGCTGCGGTGGCTGCGGTGGCGGCGCCTGA
- the nirK gene encoding copper-containing nitrite reductase, with product MSRLHTVRSLMRAGLISVLLGAVLAGTAARAASAKLPGDFGPPRGEPIHAVLTSPPLVPPPVNRNYPAKVIVELEVVEKEMQISEGVSYTFWTFGGTVPGSFIRVRQGDTVEFHLKNHPSSKMPHNIDLHGVTGPGGGAASSFTAPGHESQFTFKALNEGVYVYHCATAPVGMHIANGMYGLILVEPPEGLPKVDHEYYVMQGDFYTAGKYREKGLQPFDMEKAIDERPSYVLFNGAEGALTGDKALHAKVGETVRIFVGNGGPNLVSSFHVIGAIFDQVRYEGGTNVQKNVQTTLIPAGGAAVVKFTARVPGSYVLVDHSIFRAFNKGAMAILKVDGPENKLVYSGKELDSVYLGDRAAPNLSAVTKATQASVSGTLTVQDQVQAGRALFAGTCSVCHQGNGAGLPGVFPPLAKSDFLAADPKRAMNIVLHGLNGKIKVNGQEYDSVMPPMTQLNDDEVANILTYVLNSWDNPGGRVSADDVKKVRAQPAPAKAVAEH from the coding sequence ATGAGCCGTCTTCACACCGTCCGCAGCCTGATGCGCGCGGGCCTGATTTCTGTGTTGCTGGGCGCAGTGCTTGCGGGCACTGCGGCCCGCGCTGCCAGCGCCAAGTTGCCGGGTGATTTTGGCCCGCCGCGCGGCGAGCCCATCCACGCCGTCCTGACGAGTCCGCCGCTTGTGCCACCGCCGGTGAACCGGAACTATCCAGCCAAGGTCATCGTGGAGCTGGAAGTGGTCGAGAAGGAAATGCAGATCTCCGAAGGCGTCAGCTACACCTTCTGGACGTTCGGCGGCACCGTTCCTGGCAGTTTCATCCGCGTGCGGCAGGGCGACACGGTGGAGTTCCACCTCAAGAATCACCCGAGCAGCAAGATGCCGCACAACATCGACCTGCACGGCGTGACCGGTCCGGGCGGCGGCGCAGCATCGAGCTTCACCGCACCGGGCCACGAATCGCAGTTCACCTTCAAGGCGCTTAACGAGGGAGTCTACGTCTACCACTGCGCCACCGCGCCCGTGGGCATGCATATCGCCAACGGCATGTACGGCCTGATCCTGGTTGAGCCGCCCGAAGGCCTGCCCAAGGTGGATCACGAGTACTACGTCATGCAGGGCGATTTCTACACTGCCGGCAAGTACCGCGAGAAGGGCCTGCAGCCGTTCGACATGGAAAAGGCCATCGACGAACGCCCGAGCTACGTGTTGTTCAACGGTGCCGAAGGTGCGCTCACCGGTGACAAGGCGCTGCACGCCAAGGTGGGTGAAACGGTGCGCATCTTCGTTGGCAACGGCGGGCCCAATCTTGTCTCCAGCTTCCACGTAATTGGCGCCATCTTCGACCAGGTGCGCTACGAGGGCGGCACCAACGTGCAGAAGAATGTGCAGACCACGTTGATCCCGGCGGGTGGCGCGGCGGTCGTGAAGTTCACCGCGCGCGTGCCCGGCAGCTATGTGCTGGTAGACCACTCGATCTTCCGAGCCTTCAACAAGGGCGCCATGGCGATTCTCAAGGTGGATGGCCCGGAGAACAAGCTCGTCTATTCCGGCAAGGAGCTGGATTCAGTGTACCTGGGCGATCGTGCCGCACCCAACTTGAGCGCCGTCACCAAGGCGACCCAGGCGTCGGTGAGCGGCACGCTGACGGTGCAGGATCAGGTGCAGGCTGGCCGCGCGCTGTTTGCGGGCACGTGCTCGGTGTGCCACCAGGGCAATGGCGCCGGGCTGCCGGGCGTGTTTCCGCCGCTTGCCAAGTCGGATTTCCTGGCAGCTGACCCCAAGCGTGCGATGAATATCGTGCTGCATGGCCTGAACGGCAAGATCAAGGTCAATGGCCAGGAATACGACTCCGTCATGCCGCCGATGACACAACTCAATGACGACGAGGTCGCCAACATCCTGACCTACGTGCTCAACAGCTGGGACAACCCCGGCGGTCGCGTGAGCGCAGACGACGTCAAGAAGGTGCGTGCCCAGCCGGCACCCGCCAAGGCCGTGGCCGAACATTGA
- a CDS encoding formylglycine-generating enzyme family protein, translating into MARLTSHIAAMLMALASATAHGATYVRLPGGDFDSVLPQNAPRQPQRVRIEPFELRSTPVTIGEFQAFVQSHETWQRGRVPQVFAGKAYLADWADATHADAQVSPQAPVTGVSWFAARAYCESEGARLPTWLEWESAAAADATRADARDDPQWAKRILGWYERPATRVLPPVGGPADVHGVRDMHGLIWEWVDDFNALFIAGDSRTQGDPDKQKFCGAGAISIVRRDSYAVLMRVALLSSLEGADATGSLGFRCARSINGERP; encoded by the coding sequence ATGGCCCGCCTGACCTCGCACATTGCTGCCATGTTGATGGCGCTGGCCAGTGCAACCGCACACGGGGCCACCTATGTGCGGTTGCCCGGCGGCGACTTCGACAGCGTGCTGCCCCAGAACGCACCGAGGCAGCCGCAGCGGGTGCGCATCGAGCCGTTTGAGTTGCGCTCCACGCCCGTCACCATCGGCGAGTTCCAGGCCTTCGTGCAAAGCCACGAAACCTGGCAGCGTGGCCGTGTGCCGCAAGTCTTTGCCGGTAAGGCCTACCTTGCCGACTGGGCCGATGCGACCCACGCCGATGCGCAAGTCTCGCCGCAAGCGCCAGTGACCGGCGTGAGCTGGTTTGCCGCCCGTGCCTATTGCGAAAGCGAAGGCGCTCGGCTGCCGACATGGCTGGAATGGGAATCTGCCGCCGCGGCCGACGCCACACGCGCAGACGCCCGCGACGACCCGCAATGGGCAAAGCGCATTCTCGGCTGGTACGAACGGCCCGCGACGCGTGTGCTGCCGCCGGTGGGCGGCCCAGCGGATGTCCATGGCGTGCGCGATATGCACGGTCTGATCTGGGAATGGGTCGACGATTTCAACGCACTGTTCATTGCCGGAGACAGCCGCACCCAGGGCGACCCCGACAAGCAGAAATTCTGCGGCGCCGGTGCCATCAGCATCGTGCGCCGCGACAGCTACGCCGTGCTGATGCGCGTGGCGTTGCTGTCTTCCCTTGAAGGCGCCGATGCCACGGGAAGCCTTGGCTTTCGCTGCGCCCGATCCATCAATGGAGAACGTCCATGA
- a CDS encoding SCO family protein, translating to MTLLKQLRRAFVACVLAGAAAGALAAGPVASGSLYQSEVALTDQNGRVFHLADLRGEPVLVSMFYASCQMVCPMIFETIRATLAKGGKPAHDGVRVLMVTVDPERDSVAALKKTASAHGADDRWQVARANVSGTREVAALLGVQYRRLADGDFNHSSTILLLDAEGRINARTNTLGAVDPKLVDAMRKLVAAQR from the coding sequence ATGACGCTTCTTAAGCAACTTCGCCGTGCCTTCGTGGCATGTGTGCTGGCGGGTGCCGCCGCAGGCGCGCTTGCCGCCGGGCCCGTCGCTTCGGGCTCGCTGTATCAATCCGAAGTGGCGCTGACCGACCAGAACGGCCGCGTCTTTCACCTGGCGGATCTGCGCGGCGAGCCGGTGCTGGTGAGCATGTTCTATGCGTCGTGCCAGATGGTCTGCCCGATGATCTTCGAGACCATTCGCGCGACCCTGGCCAAGGGCGGCAAGCCCGCGCACGATGGCGTGCGTGTCCTGATGGTGACGGTCGATCCCGAACGCGATTCCGTTGCGGCGCTCAAGAAGACGGCCAGCGCGCATGGCGCCGACGACCGCTGGCAAGTCGCCCGCGCAAACGTCAGCGGCACGCGCGAGGTTGCGGCGCTGCTGGGCGTGCAGTACCGACGCTTGGCAGATGGCGATTTCAACCATTCGAGCACGATCCTGCTGCTGGACGCAGAAGGGCGCATCAACGCGCGCACCAATACGCTGGGTGCGGTCGATCCGAAGCTGGTGGATGCGATGCGCAAGCTGGTGGCGGCGCAGCGCTAA
- a CDS encoding LysR substrate-binding domain-containing protein, protein MSLRALRTLVAIARHRTFARAGEAIALTQSAVSLQVKSLEEEFNVRLFDRSRREPALTEAGRIVLAQAEQILALYDRIPDALSDEKALVGRLRIGAIQTALSGPLPNALLALRTAHPGLRVHVAAGMSAELAQRVADGELDAAITSHPVRPHPAELVWTTLYEDRFWLLAPAQYAERDARVLLTELPFIRFDAQAWAGRMIASELRRLGVRVREEMVLDNKDTIVRMVASGLGAAVVALSDSELTQLPPIARLAFGQPQLHRAVVLLEHQSRAAQRFTQALADAVVASAMRISH, encoded by the coding sequence ATGTCTCTCCGCGCCTTGAGAACGCTCGTTGCCATCGCCCGCCACCGCACGTTTGCGCGTGCCGGCGAGGCCATCGCGCTCACGCAGTCGGCTGTCAGCCTGCAGGTGAAATCGCTGGAGGAGGAGTTCAACGTCCGCCTGTTCGATCGCTCGCGGCGCGAGCCCGCGCTGACAGAAGCCGGCCGCATCGTACTGGCCCAGGCCGAACAGATCCTCGCCCTGTATGACCGCATTCCCGATGCACTGAGCGATGAGAAGGCGCTGGTCGGGCGGTTGCGCATCGGCGCCATCCAGACGGCGCTGTCGGGGCCGCTGCCCAATGCGTTGCTGGCTCTGCGGACGGCGCATCCAGGCCTGCGCGTGCACGTGGCCGCCGGCATGTCGGCCGAGCTTGCGCAACGCGTGGCCGATGGTGAGCTGGATGCCGCGATCACGTCGCACCCTGTGCGGCCGCATCCGGCCGAGCTTGTCTGGACGACGCTGTATGAAGACCGCTTCTGGCTGCTCGCGCCGGCCCAATACGCCGAGCGCGACGCGCGTGTGCTGCTGACCGAGCTGCCGTTCATCCGCTTCGATGCGCAGGCCTGGGCCGGCCGCATGATCGCTTCCGAACTGCGTCGCCTGGGCGTGCGGGTGCGTGAAGAGATGGTGCTCGACAACAAGGACACGATCGTGCGGATGGTGGCCAGCGGATTGGGGGCCGCAGTGGTGGCGCTTTCCGACTCCGAGTTGACGCAATTGCCGCCCATCGCGCGCCTGGCATTCGGGCAACCGCAATTGCATCGCGCGGTGGTTCTGCTTGAACACCAATCGCGGGCGGCGCAGCGCTTTACCCAGGCGTTGGCCGATGCCGTCGTCGCTTCTGCAATGAGAATTTCTCATTGA
- a CDS encoding AEC family transporter, with amino-acid sequence MTAAILLSLAPVALLVALGHWLKRSAFIAETFWPQAERLCYYVLLPSLFMHGLATAHMRALPVLPLVLTLMGATLLVAVALMLARPWMQVDGAAFTSVFQGAVRFNNYVGVSLATGLFGAKGIALAAVCNAAIVPTVNLLCVLVFARYGSVRLTGRALVRQIVTNPPVVACSLGIAMQLLGLQMPAAIEPAVRALGLASMPLGLLCVGAALNFSGVRSWAQPVLVSSIIKFLAMPVLTQALGHALGLTDAALIVALLFQALPTASSSYIMARELGGDAPLMAGITAAQTVMAAAAMPAVMMLLALTRGLPQGLLSAL; translated from the coding sequence ATGACCGCTGCCATCCTGCTCTCGCTCGCGCCGGTTGCCCTTCTGGTGGCGCTTGGCCATTGGCTCAAGCGCTCCGCTTTCATCGCAGAAACCTTCTGGCCGCAGGCTGAGCGGCTCTGCTACTACGTTCTGCTGCCGTCGCTATTCATGCATGGGCTGGCCACGGCACACATGCGGGCTTTGCCCGTGCTGCCGCTGGTGCTGACGTTGATGGGCGCGACATTGCTGGTGGCCGTCGCGCTGATGCTGGCCCGTCCGTGGATGCAGGTGGACGGAGCGGCCTTCACCTCGGTATTCCAAGGGGCAGTGCGGTTCAACAACTACGTCGGCGTGTCGCTCGCCACGGGCCTCTTCGGCGCCAAGGGGATTGCGCTGGCGGCCGTCTGCAACGCGGCGATCGTGCCGACCGTCAATCTGCTGTGCGTGCTCGTTTTTGCGCGCTATGGGTCGGTGCGGCTCACCGGCCGCGCGCTGGTGCGTCAGATCGTGACGAACCCGCCGGTGGTCGCCTGCTCGCTCGGGATTGCCATGCAGCTGCTGGGGCTGCAGATGCCTGCGGCCATCGAGCCGGCGGTGCGGGCGCTCGGCCTGGCATCGATGCCGCTGGGCCTGCTGTGCGTGGGCGCTGCGCTGAACTTCAGCGGTGTGAGGTCGTGGGCGCAGCCGGTGCTCGTGTCGTCGATCATCAAGTTCCTGGCCATGCCCGTGCTGACGCAGGCTCTTGGCCACGCGCTGGGCTTGACCGATGCCGCATTGATCGTGGCGCTGCTGTTTCAGGCGCTGCCCACCGCCTCTTCGTCGTACATCATGGCGCGCGAGTTGGGCGGTGATGCGCCGCTCATGGCCGGCATCACCGCCGCGCAGACGGTGATGGCCGCGGCGGCCATGCCGGCCGTGATGATGCTGCTGGCACTCACACGCGGATTGCCCCAAGGATTGCTCTCGGCGCTGTGA